In the Helicobacter typhlonius genome, one interval contains:
- the prfA gene encoding peptide chain release factor 1 gives MLVDKLKPIVARYGEISQLLTLESTLANIKQLTQLSKEQNDIEPITQKAKLYFATLENITQNKALLEDKELGELAKEELKDLESAKATLEEEIKLLLIPKDPNDSKNIYLEIRAGTGGDEAGIFVGDLFKAYCRYADLQKWKVEIISSSENNVGGYKEVIALVKGNGAYSKLKYEGGTHRVQRVPKTESQGRIHTSAITVAIMPEVDDVEVNINPSDLKIDVFRSGGHGGQSVNTTDSAVRITHIPTGISVSMQDEKSQHKNKDKAMKILKARLYEAELEAQNAQNKEARKSQVGSGDRSERIRTYNYPQNRLTDHRIGLTLYSLEEIMLGGLLDECINPLIAHAQSQAMGSIE, from the coding sequence ATGCTTGTAGATAAGCTTAAGCCCATTGTGGCGCGTTATGGTGAGATTTCACAGCTTCTCACTTTAGAATCTACCCTTGCAAATATTAAACAATTAACTCAACTAAGCAAAGAGCAAAATGACATTGAGCCAATCACACAAAAAGCAAAGCTGTATTTTGCTACGCTTGAAAATATCACGCAAAACAAGGCTTTGCTAGAAGACAAAGAACTTGGTGAGTTAGCAAAAGAGGAGCTTAAAGATTTAGAATCTGCTAAAGCCACATTAGAAGAGGAAATCAAACTTCTTCTAATCCCCAAAGACCCAAATGATAGCAAAAATATCTACCTTGAAATTCGCGCAGGCACAGGCGGAGATGAAGCGGGAATCTTCGTGGGGGATTTATTTAAAGCGTATTGTCGCTATGCAGATTTACAAAAATGGAAAGTTGAAATTATCAGCTCAAGCGAAAATAATGTCGGTGGCTACAAGGAAGTCATCGCCCTTGTCAAAGGCAATGGCGCGTATTCTAAGCTCAAATACGAGGGTGGTACTCACAGAGTGCAAAGAGTGCCAAAGACAGAATCTCAAGGGCGGATTCACACTTCAGCTATCACCGTGGCGATTATGCCAGAAGTCGATGATGTAGAAGTCAATATCAACCCGAGTGATTTAAAGATTGATGTTTTTCGCAGCGGCGGACACGGCGGACAGAGTGTGAATACCACAGATTCTGCGGTGCGTATCACGCATATTCCCACAGGCATTAGTGTGTCAATGCAAGATGAAAAATCACAGCATAAAAATAAAGATAAAGCAATGAAAATCCTCAAAGCAAGGCTTTATGAAGCCGAGCTTGAAGCGCAAAACGCCCAAAATAAAGAAGCTAGAAAGTCTCAAGTAGGCAGCGGGGATAGAAGCGAGAGAATCCGCACATATAATTACCCGCAAAATCGCCTCACAGACCACCGCATAGGTTTAACGCTTTATAGCCTTGAGGAGATTATGCTTGGTGGGCTACTTGATGAATGTATTAATCCCCTCATCGCTCACGCACAAAGTCAAGCTATGGGAAGTATTGAATAA